In a single window of the Myxococcus guangdongensis genome:
- a CDS encoding type III PLP-dependent enzyme domain-containing protein, whose product MSLKSRFVGTAKRQVKQTLRPVLQRAMAPARTEIPASYWGLQNVPGQGLSLEGVALKSLVERFGSPLHVVHLAALKRNVERFLAVPSGRAGGCEVFYSYKTNPIPGVLEVLHGMGVGAEIISAYELWLALRLGVAPERIVYNGPVKSEASVREAIGRGIQLLAANHAEELGMFARIAAELNKRPRVAVRVSTDSGWAAQFGTPIAGGAALRAYAQARASSHLDVVGLHAHRGATIRTEGELTGFVEAVLGFTDTLHQELGLDLEVLDLGGSLCTPSVEHIAERDWRLNLTFFRDVPAPDPAAALDISRYVALVVEMVESHYAKKGRARPRIFLEPGRAMTGDTQLLLGSVHTLKAGEDRTWAVLDAGVNHAECVRNEYHQLFHVDRPDAPAERVYTVVGPICTPGDTLYHAKRLPQLVEGDTLAIMDAGAYFVPFATSFSYPQPAIIALDAGEARLLRRAETFEDQVALDTVAKSPGKPEAA is encoded by the coding sequence ATGAGCTTGAAGAGTCGGTTCGTCGGCACGGCCAAGCGTCAGGTGAAGCAGACGCTGCGGCCCGTGCTCCAGCGGGCCATGGCGCCCGCGCGCACGGAGATTCCCGCGTCGTACTGGGGGCTGCAGAACGTCCCCGGCCAGGGCCTGAGCCTGGAGGGCGTGGCGCTCAAGTCGTTGGTGGAGCGCTTCGGCTCGCCGCTGCACGTGGTGCACCTGGCGGCGCTCAAGCGCAACGTGGAGCGCTTCCTCGCGGTGCCCTCGGGGCGCGCGGGCGGGTGCGAGGTGTTCTACTCGTACAAGACGAACCCGATTCCCGGCGTGTTGGAGGTGTTGCACGGGATGGGCGTGGGCGCGGAGATCATCTCCGCCTACGAGCTGTGGCTGGCGCTGCGGCTGGGCGTCGCGCCCGAGCGCATCGTCTACAACGGCCCGGTGAAGTCGGAGGCCTCCGTGCGCGAGGCCATCGGCCGGGGCATCCAGCTGCTCGCCGCGAACCACGCGGAGGAGCTGGGCATGTTCGCGCGCATCGCGGCGGAGCTGAACAAGCGCCCGCGCGTGGCGGTGCGGGTGAGCACGGACAGCGGCTGGGCGGCGCAGTTCGGCACGCCCATCGCGGGCGGCGCGGCGCTCAGGGCCTATGCGCAGGCGCGCGCGTCGTCGCACCTGGACGTGGTGGGCCTGCACGCGCACCGGGGCGCCACCATCCGCACCGAGGGCGAGCTGACGGGCTTCGTGGAGGCGGTGCTGGGCTTCACGGACACGCTGCACCAGGAGCTGGGGCTGGACCTGGAGGTGCTGGATTTGGGCGGCAGCCTCTGCACGCCGTCGGTGGAGCACATCGCCGAGCGCGACTGGCGCCTGAACCTCACCTTCTTCCGGGACGTGCCCGCGCCGGACCCGGCGGCGGCGTTGGACATCTCGCGCTACGTGGCGCTCGTGGTGGAGATGGTGGAGTCGCACTACGCGAAGAAGGGGCGCGCGCGTCCGCGCATCTTCCTGGAGCCGGGCCGCGCCATGACGGGCGACACGCAGCTGCTCCTGGGCAGCGTGCACACGCTCAAGGCGGGCGAGGACCGGACGTGGGCGGTGCTCGACGCGGGCGTGAACCATGCCGAGTGCGTGCGCAACGAGTACCACCAGCTCTTCCACGTGGACCGGCCGGACGCGCCCGCCGAGCGCGTCTACACGGTGGTGGGCCCCATCTGCACGCCGGGCGACACGCTGTACCACGCCAAGCGGCTGCCCCAGCTCGTCGAGGGCGACACGCTGGCCATCATGGACGCGGGCGCGTACTTCGTGCCGTTCGCGACGTCCTTCTCGTATCCGCAGCCGGCCATCATCGCGCTGGACGCAGGTGAGGCGCGGCTGCTGCGCCGGGCGGAGACGTTCGAAGACCAGGTGGCGCTCGACACGGTGGCGAAGAGCCCGGGCAAGCCCGAGGCCGCCTGA
- a CDS encoding glycosyltransferase family 2 protein → MSAIDVSVVMPTHRREKEVVEAIRSVLRQEGVHVEVIVLDDTPEGTARASVEGLGDARVRYVVNDPPSKGRPAVVRNHGVTLAKGRYLHFLDDDDMLAEGALHAMVSALDARPDAGVAVGWVVPFGDDADWLKDKSEYFQWAAKVGASTPNSAWTVAHILFRGTLYVNSACMVRREHFATLGGFDASIPVYEDVDFYLRGIRAFGHVYVDRPILHYRTGRPSLMHNLGKDGTLVMQSNEMIHGKYRKTNGALEYRALQLLMRTLPFDIAKKLPLWLPKQGRVS, encoded by the coding sequence ATGTCCGCAATCGATGTCTCGGTGGTGATGCCCACCCACCGACGAGAGAAGGAAGTGGTGGAGGCCATCCGCTCGGTGCTCCGCCAGGAGGGGGTCCACGTCGAGGTCATCGTGTTGGATGACACGCCGGAGGGCACCGCCCGGGCGTCGGTGGAGGGGCTGGGCGACGCGCGCGTGCGCTACGTGGTGAACGACCCGCCGTCCAAGGGCCGCCCCGCGGTGGTGCGAAACCACGGCGTGACGCTGGCCAAGGGCCGCTACCTGCACTTCCTGGACGACGACGACATGCTGGCCGAGGGCGCGCTGCACGCGATGGTGAGCGCGCTGGACGCGCGTCCCGACGCGGGCGTGGCGGTGGGCTGGGTGGTGCCGTTCGGCGACGACGCGGACTGGCTCAAGGACAAGAGCGAGTACTTCCAGTGGGCCGCCAAGGTGGGCGCCAGCACGCCCAACAGCGCGTGGACGGTGGCGCACATCCTGTTCCGCGGGACGCTGTACGTGAACTCCGCGTGCATGGTGCGCCGCGAGCACTTCGCGACGCTGGGCGGCTTCGACGCGTCCATCCCCGTCTATGAGGACGTGGACTTCTACCTGCGCGGCATCCGCGCCTTCGGCCACGTCTACGTGGACCGCCCCATCCTGCACTACCGCACCGGCCGGCCCTCGCTGATGCACAACCTGGGCAAGGACGGCACGCTGGTGATGCAGTCCAACGAGATGATCCACGGCAAGTACCGCAAGACGAACGGCGCGCTGGAGTACCGCGCGCTGCAGCTGCTCATGCGGACCTTGCCGTTCGACATCGCCAAGAAGCTGCCCTTGTGGCTGCCCAAGCAGGGCCGGGTCTCATGA
- a CDS encoding arginyltransferase — protein MALLLAHDVEPPRPCSYLPERQASLENLVLRDVSPEEYEHLLVRGWRRFGPVYFRPACADCQECVSLRVPVEGFRPNRSQRRARAACAHLRVEVGVPKADEERLALYQAWHAEREASREWEPSPLTVREYSLQFSFPHPSAREVAWYDDGAEGGPRLVALGICDETPRAWSAVYFFYDPDYARLSPGTANVVFQVELAKARGIPHVYLGFRVQACASLRYKGGFRPHELLQGRPALDAEPSWVPASSEEPEPAGP, from the coding sequence ATGGCCCTCCTGCTGGCACACGACGTCGAGCCCCCGCGCCCCTGCAGCTACCTGCCCGAGCGGCAGGCCTCGCTGGAGAACCTGGTGCTGCGGGACGTGTCGCCGGAGGAGTACGAGCACCTGCTGGTGCGCGGCTGGCGGCGCTTCGGGCCGGTGTACTTCCGGCCCGCATGCGCGGACTGCCAGGAGTGTGTGTCGCTGCGCGTCCCCGTGGAGGGCTTCCGGCCCAACCGCAGCCAGCGCCGCGCCCGGGCCGCGTGCGCCCACCTGCGGGTGGAGGTGGGCGTGCCCAAGGCGGACGAGGAGCGGCTGGCGCTCTACCAGGCCTGGCACGCGGAGCGGGAGGCCTCGCGGGAGTGGGAGCCCTCGCCGCTCACCGTGCGCGAGTACTCACTCCAGTTCTCCTTCCCGCACCCCTCCGCGCGCGAGGTGGCCTGGTACGACGACGGCGCGGAGGGCGGCCCCCGGCTGGTGGCGCTGGGCATCTGTGACGAGACGCCGCGCGCGTGGAGCGCGGTGTACTTCTTCTACGACCCGGACTACGCGCGGCTGTCCCCAGGCACGGCCAACGTGGTGTTCCAGGTGGAGCTGGCGAAGGCGCGGGGCATCCCCCACGTGTACCTGGGCTTCCGCGTCCAGGCCTGCGCGTCCCTGCGCTACAAGGGCGGCTTCCGCCCGCACGAGCTGCTCCAGGGGCGGCCCGCGCTGGACGCCGAGCCCTCCTGGGTGCCCGCCTCGTCGGAGGAGCCCGAGCCCGCCGGGCCCTGA
- a CDS encoding alpha/beta hydrolase, producing the protein MTALRPRLLVPLALLLGVLASAGVLVVKGHRIGQGLLHPPHVPVTRPSGAPELDAMQDVAFTNADGLTLRGWYVPSRNRAAVVLVHGFADNRAQLLFEARALARAGYGVLLFDLRAHGESGGDRVTWGDRERRDVTAALDFVSSRPDVDPARLGLFGFSMGGTTALLVAEHDARVKAVAAAGAYPALEADVYSGYGKWGALSAEPVLWTLRRAGVDVAAVRPIDGMCQLKGRPLLLVNGDVDPDAPAKLQASLFRAACEPKTLWVVEGAGHGEYARVAPEEYARRLREHFDRALLGTG; encoded by the coding sequence ATGACCGCGCTCCGCCCACGACTCCTCGTCCCCCTGGCCCTGCTCCTCGGCGTGCTCGCGTCCGCGGGGGTGCTCGTCGTGAAGGGCCATCGCATCGGCCAGGGCCTGCTGCACCCACCCCACGTGCCGGTGACGCGGCCGTCCGGCGCGCCGGAGCTGGACGCGATGCAGGACGTCGCCTTCACCAACGCGGACGGGCTGACGCTGCGCGGCTGGTACGTGCCCTCGCGGAACCGCGCCGCGGTGGTGCTGGTGCATGGCTTCGCGGACAACCGCGCGCAGCTGCTCTTCGAGGCGCGCGCGCTGGCCCGGGCCGGCTACGGCGTGCTGCTGTTCGATTTGCGCGCGCACGGGGAGAGCGGCGGAGACCGCGTGACGTGGGGAGACCGCGAGCGCCGCGACGTGACGGCCGCGCTGGACTTCGTGTCGTCCCGGCCGGACGTGGACCCCGCGAGGCTGGGGCTCTTCGGCTTCTCCATGGGCGGCACCACCGCGCTGCTCGTGGCCGAGCACGACGCGCGCGTGAAGGCGGTGGCCGCCGCGGGCGCGTACCCCGCGCTGGAGGCGGACGTGTATTCGGGCTACGGCAAGTGGGGCGCGCTGAGCGCGGAGCCGGTGCTGTGGACGCTGCGCCGCGCGGGCGTGGACGTGGCCGCGGTGCGCCCCATCGACGGCATGTGTCAGCTCAAGGGCCGCCCGCTCCTGCTCGTCAACGGCGACGTGGACCCGGACGCGCCCGCCAAGCTGCAGGCCAGCCTGTTCCGCGCGGCCTGCGAGCCCAAGACGCTGTGGGTCGTCGAGGGCGCGGGCCACGGCGAGTACGCCCGCGTGGCCCCGGAGGAGTACGCGCGCCGGCTGCGCGAGCACTTCGACCGGGCGCTGTTGGGCACGGGCTGA
- a CDS encoding glycosyltransferase: protein MLFTLVFLGGGGIERSVCNVIAGLDPRRFATRLFFHHRPPPGREDRLPANTEVSWATDSYDYHRQNLPLYLWHLLRHAREADVIVAGQEGRAALLACLAGKLLGKPVVGMIHFDWGAFHREQPRRQLWGLRLLYPRMQRIVACGHDTARSFQSLVPVPEDRLQVIPNFVDGDVVRAAANAPLPDWAGPVFERPVVIAVGRLEPQKGFDVLIRAHALARQRGVDHHLLILGVGSLEAELKALVRSLGVESSVFMPGFASNPHALMRRAAVFALSSRFEGLPMVLLEALALGCPVVSTDCPSGPAEVLENGRHGVLVPVEDAPALAEALARAVSDEVHRKDLSRKARARAEELSSAKALGAWETLLDSL, encoded by the coding sequence GTGCTGTTCACGCTCGTGTTCCTGGGCGGGGGCGGCATCGAGCGCTCGGTGTGCAACGTCATCGCGGGGCTGGACCCCCGGCGCTTCGCCACCCGGCTGTTCTTCCACCACCGGCCTCCGCCGGGACGCGAGGACCGGCTGCCCGCGAACACCGAGGTCTCCTGGGCCACCGACTCCTACGACTACCACCGGCAGAACCTGCCCCTGTACCTGTGGCACCTGCTGCGCCACGCGCGTGAGGCGGACGTCATCGTCGCCGGGCAGGAGGGGCGCGCGGCGCTCTTGGCCTGCCTGGCCGGGAAGCTGCTCGGCAAGCCCGTGGTGGGGATGATCCACTTCGACTGGGGCGCCTTCCACCGCGAGCAGCCCCGCCGCCAGCTGTGGGGCTTGAGGCTGCTGTACCCGCGCATGCAGCGCATCGTCGCGTGTGGCCATGACACCGCGCGCTCCTTCCAGTCCCTGGTCCCCGTGCCCGAGGACCGGCTGCAGGTCATCCCCAACTTCGTGGACGGCGACGTGGTGCGCGCCGCCGCGAACGCGCCCCTGCCGGACTGGGCGGGCCCCGTCTTCGAGCGCCCGGTGGTCATCGCCGTGGGCCGGCTGGAGCCCCAGAAGGGCTTCGACGTGCTCATCCGCGCGCATGCCCTGGCGCGCCAGCGGGGCGTGGACCACCACCTGCTCATCCTCGGGGTGGGCTCGCTGGAGGCCGAGCTGAAGGCGCTGGTGCGCTCGCTGGGGGTGGAGTCGAGCGTGTTCATGCCGGGCTTCGCGTCCAATCCGCACGCGCTGATGCGCCGCGCGGCGGTGTTCGCGCTGTCCTCCCGGTTCGAGGGGCTGCCCATGGTGCTCCTGGAGGCGCTCGCCCTGGGGTGCCCGGTGGTGAGCACCGACTGTCCGTCCGGCCCCGCGGAGGTGCTGGAGAATGGGCGGCACGGCGTGCTGGTTCCAGTGGAGGACGCCCCGGCGCTGGCGGAGGCGCTGGCCCGCGCCGTCTCGGACGAGGTGCACCGCAAGGACCTGTCCCGGAAGGCCCGGGCCCGCGCGGAGGAGCTGTCCTCGGCCAAGGCGCTGGGGGCCTGGGAGACGCTCCTGGACTCGCTCTGA
- a CDS encoding glutamine--tRNA ligase/YqeY domain fusion protein, translating into MTTTNETQGLNFLQEIIEEDRRAGKHAGRVHTRFPPEPNGYLHIGHAKSICLNFGLAKQYEGLCNLRFDDTNPVTEDTDYVEAIQRDVKWLGFDWADRKFYASDYFPKLYDFAVQLIKQGKAYVCSLSPEEIREYRGDFTTPGKDSPYRTRSLEENLDLFSRMRGGEFPDGKHTLRAKIDMASPNPVLRDPPIYRIRHAHHHRTGEAWPIYPLYDFAHCLSDAIEGITHSVCTLEFENRRVLYDWIVDNLIQGDRPYQYEFNRLNLNYTVMSKRKLLKLVTEKYVSGWDDPRMMTLSGLRRRGFTPASIRDFATRAGVSKTQQLIDMGVLELCIREDLNETAPRAMAVLRPLKVVVENYPEGQVEMLEVQNHPQKPEMGTRQVPFMRELYIEADDFMEVPAKGFFRLAPGKEVRLRSAYFITCKEVIKDADGKVVELRCTYDPATRGGDSPDGRKVKGTLHWVPGNAPTAEVRLYDRLFSVESPDSDDATDFTKFLNPHSLEVLRSARVEPLLANAAPESRFQFERLGYFFSDPKDSQPGKPVFNRTVSLKDSWVKEKGK; encoded by the coding sequence ATGACGACGACGAACGAGACGCAGGGCCTGAACTTCCTCCAGGAGATCATCGAGGAAGACCGGCGCGCGGGGAAGCACGCGGGACGTGTGCACACCCGCTTCCCGCCCGAGCCCAACGGCTACCTCCACATCGGCCACGCCAAGTCCATCTGCCTCAACTTCGGGCTGGCGAAGCAATACGAGGGGCTGTGCAACCTGCGCTTCGACGACACCAACCCCGTCACCGAGGACACCGACTACGTCGAGGCCATCCAGCGCGACGTGAAGTGGCTCGGCTTCGACTGGGCGGACCGCAAGTTCTACGCCTCCGACTACTTCCCGAAGCTCTACGACTTCGCCGTGCAGCTCATCAAGCAGGGCAAGGCGTACGTGTGCAGCCTGTCGCCGGAGGAGATTCGCGAGTACCGCGGCGACTTCACCACGCCGGGCAAGGACAGCCCGTACCGCACCCGCTCCCTGGAGGAGAACCTGGACTTGTTCTCGCGCATGCGCGGCGGTGAGTTCCCCGACGGCAAGCACACGCTGCGCGCGAAGATCGACATGGCGTCGCCCAACCCCGTGCTGCGCGACCCGCCCATCTACCGCATCCGCCACGCGCACCACCACCGCACCGGCGAGGCGTGGCCCATCTACCCGCTCTACGACTTCGCGCACTGCCTGTCGGACGCGATTGAGGGCATCACCCACTCCGTCTGTACCCTGGAGTTCGAGAACCGGCGGGTGCTGTACGACTGGATCGTCGACAACCTCATCCAGGGGGACCGGCCGTACCAGTACGAGTTCAACCGGCTGAACCTCAACTACACGGTGATGAGCAAGCGCAAGCTGCTCAAGCTCGTCACCGAGAAGTACGTCTCCGGCTGGGACGACCCTCGGATGATGACCCTCAGCGGCCTGCGCCGCCGGGGCTTCACGCCCGCGTCCATCCGCGACTTCGCCACGCGCGCGGGCGTCAGCAAGACGCAGCAGCTCATCGACATGGGCGTGCTGGAGCTGTGCATCCGGGAGGATTTGAACGAGACGGCGCCCAGGGCCATGGCGGTGCTGCGGCCGCTCAAGGTGGTGGTGGAGAACTACCCGGAGGGGCAGGTGGAGATGCTGGAGGTGCAGAACCACCCGCAGAAGCCGGAGATGGGCACGCGCCAGGTGCCGTTCATGCGCGAGCTCTACATCGAGGCGGACGACTTCATGGAGGTCCCCGCCAAGGGCTTCTTCCGGCTGGCCCCGGGCAAGGAGGTGCGCCTGCGCTCGGCGTACTTCATCACCTGCAAGGAGGTCATCAAGGACGCGGACGGCAAGGTGGTGGAGCTGCGCTGCACCTATGACCCGGCCACGCGCGGCGGGGACTCGCCGGATGGCCGCAAGGTGAAGGGCACGCTGCACTGGGTGCCGGGCAACGCGCCCACCGCGGAGGTGCGGCTGTATGACCGGCTCTTCTCCGTGGAGAGCCCGGACTCGGACGACGCGACGGACTTCACGAAGTTCCTGAACCCGCACAGCCTGGAGGTGCTGCGCTCGGCGCGCGTGGAGCCGCTGCTCGCCAACGCGGCGCCGGAGTCCCGCTTCCAGTTCGAGCGGCTGGGCTACTTCTTCTCGGACCCGAAGGACTCGCAGCCCGGCAAGCCCGTCTTCAATCGCACCGTGTCCCTCAAGGACTCGTGGGTGAAGGAGAAGGGCAAGTAG
- a CDS encoding M4 family metallopeptidase, with product MLCLTLSACTEADTPKDRHDTATTQGTATLAGGQEILAADQDQVPTFLRGDFGPVPTGKAALHGLQENSLAPVLARVAPHFKLESGQLFLKKAYVGFDGDTHYRFGVRYHGVEVLGAELRLHARDGRIFAINGDARGGLVTPKGSAIGVALAKTHALGDKATPPGATVGGEPSLVYWRDQDQLILAWRVLVTGEKKDGTRVKDSVLVNALSGDVFERFSHIHSALNRRVHDGQNTNTLPGVLARSETDPQPHADAVVNAAFDNTGAVWRCYSELFERDSYDTLGATLLSTVHHRVNYVNAYWDGEQMVFGDGDGTTAINLAYGLDVIAHELTHAVTEHDSDLIYSGESGGLNESISDIFGAVCEWHSEGKVINSGTFLVGEDIWTPGTEGDALRYMNNPTQDGDSLDDYNDYSNGVDVHYSSGISNLAFYLLSQGGTHPRFPTRPAVTGIGIEMAGRIFYKANRDLLTPNSNFDAAKVATEQAAVQLGYDASVVAAVTAAWKAVNVGVVFEPPNPIQLERNVPLPLSGARGAKVYAWGEVPEGATNLRFTMSGGTGDADLHIRYGNYPTTGLYDCRPYRSGNNEECVIPNPAAGKWYAMVNAYTDYANASLVMKFDGGFFSLAPNVVVNGLSSPTNGGNGFVTQIPPRADGKPRTITVQLLGGTGNADLYVRMGGIPTHSEYDCRGVKETNDEKCTLRQVGPGKLYVWVFGAKGGYQNTAVLVSYPP from the coding sequence ATGTTGTGCCTGACACTGAGCGCCTGCACCGAGGCCGACACACCGAAGGACAGACACGACACGGCCACCACCCAGGGGACGGCCACCCTCGCGGGCGGCCAGGAGATTCTCGCGGCGGACCAGGACCAGGTGCCCACCTTCCTCCGGGGCGACTTCGGCCCGGTGCCCACCGGCAAGGCGGCCCTCCACGGGCTCCAGGAGAACAGCCTCGCCCCCGTCCTCGCGCGGGTGGCGCCCCACTTCAAGCTCGAGTCCGGGCAGCTCTTCCTGAAGAAGGCCTACGTCGGCTTCGACGGCGACACGCACTACCGCTTCGGCGTGCGCTACCACGGCGTGGAGGTGCTGGGCGCGGAGCTGCGGCTGCACGCGCGGGACGGCCGCATCTTCGCCATCAACGGTGACGCGCGCGGCGGGCTGGTGACGCCCAAGGGCAGCGCCATCGGCGTCGCCCTGGCGAAGACCCACGCCCTGGGGGACAAGGCCACGCCGCCGGGCGCCACCGTCGGCGGCGAGCCCTCGCTCGTCTACTGGAGGGACCAGGACCAGCTCATCCTCGCGTGGCGGGTGCTGGTGACGGGGGAGAAGAAGGACGGCACGCGCGTGAAGGACTCGGTGCTCGTCAACGCCCTCTCCGGCGACGTGTTCGAGCGCTTCAGCCACATCCACTCCGCGCTCAACCGCCGCGTCCACGACGGGCAGAACACCAACACCCTGCCGGGCGTGCTGGCGCGCTCGGAGACGGACCCGCAGCCGCACGCGGACGCCGTCGTCAACGCGGCGTTCGACAACACGGGCGCCGTCTGGCGCTGCTACAGCGAGCTGTTCGAGCGCGACTCCTACGACACCCTGGGCGCCACGCTCCTGTCCACCGTCCACCACCGCGTCAACTACGTGAACGCGTACTGGGACGGCGAGCAGATGGTCTTCGGCGACGGCGACGGCACCACCGCCATCAACCTGGCCTATGGCCTGGACGTCATCGCCCACGAGCTGACGCACGCGGTGACGGAGCACGACTCGGACCTCATCTACTCGGGTGAGTCCGGCGGCCTCAACGAGTCCATCTCCGACATCTTCGGCGCCGTCTGCGAGTGGCACAGCGAGGGCAAGGTCATCAACTCGGGCACCTTCCTCGTGGGCGAGGACATCTGGACGCCCGGCACCGAGGGCGATGCGCTGCGCTACATGAACAACCCCACCCAGGATGGGGACTCGCTGGACGACTACAACGACTACAGCAACGGCGTGGACGTCCACTACAGCTCCGGCATCTCCAACCTGGCCTTCTACCTGCTGTCCCAGGGCGGCACGCACCCGCGCTTCCCCACGCGGCCGGCGGTGACGGGCATCGGCATCGAGATGGCGGGCCGCATCTTCTACAAGGCCAACCGGGACCTGCTGACGCCCAACTCCAACTTCGACGCCGCCAAGGTCGCCACCGAGCAGGCCGCCGTCCAGCTGGGCTACGACGCGTCCGTCGTCGCCGCCGTCACCGCGGCGTGGAAGGCCGTGAACGTGGGCGTGGTGTTCGAGCCGCCCAACCCCATCCAGCTCGAGCGCAACGTCCCCCTCCCGCTCTCCGGCGCGCGCGGCGCCAAGGTGTACGCCTGGGGCGAGGTGCCCGAGGGCGCCACCAACCTGCGCTTCACGATGTCCGGCGGCACGGGCGACGCGGACCTGCACATCCGCTACGGCAACTACCCCACCACGGGCCTCTACGACTGCCGCCCCTACCGCTCCGGCAACAACGAGGAGTGCGTCATCCCCAACCCGGCCGCCGGCAAGTGGTACGCCATGGTCAACGCGTATACGGACTACGCCAACGCGTCCCTGGTGATGAAGTTCGACGGGGGCTTCTTCTCGCTCGCGCCCAACGTCGTGGTGAACGGACTGTCCAGCCCCACCAACGGTGGCAACGGCTTCGTCACGCAGATTCCGCCGCGCGCGGACGGCAAGCCGCGCACCATCACCGTGCAGCTGTTGGGCGGCACCGGCAACGCGGACCTCTACGTGCGCATGGGCGGCATCCCCACGCATAGCGAGTACGACTGCCGCGGCGTGAAGGAGACCAACGACGAGAAATGCACCCTGCGCCAGGTCGGCCCCGGCAAGCTCTATGTCTGGGTCTTCGGCGCCAAGGGCGGCTACCAGAACACCGCCGTGCTCGTCTCCTATCCTCCCTGA
- a CDS encoding DUF4291 domain-containing protein, protein MSARREVRADFDRGSIVMYQAYPDAIADVAVATQRFGPPFSVGRMTWIKPSFLWLMHRSNWGRKSGQERTLAVRIHRAGWEAALAAGVLTSYEPAAHGSPDAWRKAFESAPVHVQWDPERSLRGAGLPQDSIQVGLGRAIIQRYVEDWAVSITDLTPLVHKLRKHLDEGRAEQAARLLPRESVYPVPEALVRRLGM, encoded by the coding sequence ATGAGCGCGCGGCGTGAGGTCCGCGCGGACTTCGACCGGGGTTCCATCGTGATGTATCAGGCGTATCCGGACGCCATCGCGGACGTGGCGGTGGCGACGCAGCGCTTCGGGCCGCCGTTCTCCGTGGGGCGGATGACCTGGATCAAGCCCAGCTTCCTGTGGCTGATGCACCGCTCCAACTGGGGGCGCAAGAGCGGGCAGGAGCGGACGCTGGCGGTGCGCATCCACCGCGCGGGGTGGGAGGCGGCGCTGGCGGCGGGCGTGCTCACTTCGTACGAGCCCGCCGCCCACGGCTCACCGGACGCGTGGAGGAAGGCCTTCGAGTCGGCGCCGGTCCATGTCCAGTGGGATCCGGAGCGCTCGCTGCGTGGCGCGGGGTTGCCGCAGGACAGCATCCAGGTGGGGCTGGGGCGCGCCATCATCCAGCGCTACGTGGAGGATTGGGCGGTCTCCATCACGGACCTGACGCCGTTGGTGCACAAGCTGCGCAAGCACCTGGACGAGGGGCGCGCGGAGCAGGCCGCGCGGCTGTTGCCCCGCGAGTCCGTCTATCCGGTGCCGGAGGCGCTGGTG